The nucleotide sequence agggaagggtattgtagttacgacataaggaatatATCTTAATGGTTTAATAAAGATTGTCTCGCAATATGTTGTTGTATTTTGGCTACAAAAGATGTTTCAAAATGCTAAAGTTAAAATTATCCTTTCGTTAATTTTACGaccgccattacgagttggttggcTGTTATGGTATACCTGTTTCATAGATATAAGTGGATATGTTCCGAATGTCGTAGTAATACTACCGTTCCTTTTTCACAGAAAtgacctacctaattagactTGCAACGTGGTGAtaactaacatgagcaacaagcAAGGTGAAACATTTGGAGTAGGATCTGCCTACACTACCGGAGCATCTGTTAGTTTTACGAATATTTgtctatcaaaataaaaaaaatatttactgaaacaCCAAACTTCAAGGTAAACTCAAAGatcttaaaatttgtaaaatatcgaTTTTATAAAGCTGTTACTTTTATATCTTATTAAATAATTCTATGAATACGTGAATATAGccgtcaaataaataaattttgacaTGTGTAAGATGTCATACTGGCATCCCCATACACCTTTCTTCAAAGATAGAAAACAATTgtgtatattataaaactataagCCTGgaacctttaataactatttcgGATTAACATGCCTGAAATTTACTATGCGACAACTGTTATTTGGAATGCACTCTTATCATATCggtaagttatatatatatacatatataacgcCCTATATAATTGATAGAATATAACCAAGGTCTCTGATTTCGCTTTTCTGTGTATGTGTCATACCTTAATTGAACAAACCATCTTATCAATGCTTGATACAGTCACGACGTTTTCGCTGCagttttaaacttttattgtTATAAAACGACCAGTTTAGTGGCCAAATCATGccattatttaattttcatatcaaataaaaaatttaaaaatatttgtaatatagcTATAAACATATTGTTAAAGAAAGTTCGTATGACAGGTTTCTCAGATATAAACATCTAACGTTTAGATATTACATTTAGCTATATTTACTGGTAATCTATATATTCGTGTTTGCTGGGTGTTCAATTGTTTTTACTACAAAAGTTAAGGAGTAAGGAATCAATTTCGATGTGAAGATCCAGCTCTACGTGCACTTATTGCATTTCAaatttgtatgaaactttgatgtATTTGTCACACAGTTTCGGAGTTGTCTTTTGTGTTTGCTCATCTTTTACTGCGTTTTTTAGTTTGACCATCCAACTGCTTTGCGTTTTTGATTATTCTTGTGTAGCCGAAATGCACGTGTtgcattcatcatgttcatagttATAAACAaattagagataaaggatacaacaggtACAGTTTAGTTTGCATCATATCTTTACTTACATCCACATATTGACATTAAAAgcaaattctaatatgacgtgcttctttcgctttatgaataaatccatgctctaaatccaataaaaaaaatttgcacatgcgtatattgactactgcagattaatgaattttatcaaattggcatgcatttaatatatttcattaacttaaaacatttCCAAACTcataaatgatgcacatgttgttactaattcatttattatgactgttatgtgttgcattccgaaattggcATATTTGatctagatacgacaaccgttcatgctggctgtttaAAACTCCTCCCTCtaaaaaatcacagtgccagccgtttgcttcCTTACAAAGAAAAAGGGAGGTTCAAGGAAGAGCCTTCACAATCGCTTtacacttatacacatcggacatataAATTACCTTAATTTTcttaatcagaatcgaaataattgatgcaagctatactttattgtatttttaacatGAGTAgtcattatattcgtgttattttagccctcactatcgctcgggcaaaaataaactacaataaagtatagcttgcatcaattatttcttaatcattACAACAAAAGATAtaatttcagcttccaaattgtatactttcaatttttatgaagCATCATTCTCCAAGCTAaaacgatattccagggcttgtattttCTCTCAGGATTTTTCTgttaaagggttgctgctcaccaGGTAGCTATTTAACAAATATTTCCAAGTGGTGAATTATTCCTTTTTTAGTTTGACGGACGCCAtcaattggttgaccgttataatAGCGGATATATTCCTAATGTCGTAAAAAGAATCCAGTTCCTTTTCTCGAATGTGCCTTACCAtctattaccgggtttgtactaacaagAGCAACATAATGAGTgacatatgtggagcaggatctgcttacccttccggagcacgtGAGATCGCCCAATGTTTTAAGTCgcgtttgtgttgctcagtttttagtcTTCTttatttttgccatggcgttgtcagtttattttcgacttgttagtttgaatgtccctctgatatctgtCTGATATCTGTCTGTCTATTATGTGCCtagaaatttaataatttttctgtGTGATGTTGATTCATTATCATTCTTGGGATACCAATTGTCGTTGGTAATCATCAGTATATAGAAACTGTACACATTACAGACAAAGACGCATTAGACTTGAACGCTCACTGAAAACCTTTTGTATATTAATTTAGAGCTATTGAAGCTGAACGTTCTACGAATATTGAAAATTGGAGAAATATTCAAGGTATTGTACTATTCACAAAGTTATCCTCATAATGATGTTTTGATTTCTATAATTGACAGTTCCCTCTGTGCCATCTGTGACAGCTGCTCCACCTTGCTTACCGTGTGAAAAGCTACAGACAGTTTGTGATCTCCCAGCAGTTGTGCCAGACCCAGCAGGTAGTGTTTGATAATAAGCAACATACTATTAAATGTACTCTAAATGGTGAAGGcttttgatatgaaaattatcaaagtaaaatattaaatgaatcggaaaaaaattaatttttcttgtatttttaattgattttcttCTCTAATGTATCAATTGACAagtgttttgctcattgctgaaacCAGAGCGGGGAATTGTAATCATTCCCATAATTGTCCATATCGTTTTATGTTTAATATATGTCTCTCTTGACATCTTAGTTTAATCGATTTagcttatatatacatatatatttattacgacgctagataaaAACTGACATGGAAAGGTAACAACCGACCACCGAAAgctattacgacgctagattaaaactgacgaggaaatgTATCACTGAAAGTTTAATTATTGTGAagcctaggtggtcgagtggtctagagagTAGAATACAGTGCTAGGCGATTtagtgccacgatatctcagaagaaggagttcgaatcccggcgaggaaagaacaaaaaattgcgaAATCTAACAtggttgggctgatgtttagacgaattatgtATACAGAATGTATTGTCAGCCCTATATCCTCATTATTGCTGGTGATCAGATAGATAAAATCGGTTgcagagttgtcactggttcagacgtacttaatataataatttatgtGATTGCATATTgcattcatttgtaggatccgTAACAATAGAttattcagctgatctgtaataattccatcttcatgccttatatatcatgtactatattatgacgctagattaaaactgacgaggaaaggtaataCACGGCGACTAAacgctttattattgtgaagcctaGGTGGTCGACTGGTCAAGCATGTCGGATacagtgcaaggcgatttggtgccacgctATCTCAGAAGCATGGTAGTCAGCAAGGTTTatgaacatcagttgttcgaacTGTTAGTCAAAtgagttttgttaaaatatactttttcattctttcagtcaattttgaaaatgttgtttgtgttgtatttagaccatcgaaatttgttttacatgcacacgtataaataTAGATGTATACGTTCTTCATgcgacgataaaaaaaaaacatatgttagCAATACTACAATGATTTAGATTAGGTATCAGGTGCGTACTGGCGTCTTTCTCAATACACAATACATCATTTATGAATTTATTTAGCCATGCAACTCTGTGTTTGTTTTATACATTCAGATATCgctctaaaaatatatatatgtatctgtaATGAATCAGAATTATGAAGTATAATAACATCAACGAAAGATCGTTAATaatcactagaacacacccgcgaaattgcGGGCATTTAGAgattggttgaaagtatgtaaactgttgtaaaatgaatatttataaaaaaaaactgtctgaAGAATTTGAGAAAAGGTATCATAAGTCAAAGGTACTTGGagacaggacaattgttttaagccttcttcttttctttttttttttttgccaaagtCCGTTATGTTCTTTTCTGTTAATTTCGATGacttttcgcgtttctgtatactattaACATACgtatataataaataaagtgtatttgctattaactatcaattccaAGGCGATCACCGCTATATTAGTTATAGAGTCTCTATATACTATAGCAGTATAATCAAAGTATACATGCATAATATCGTGAAAAAAATTGTCCTGTCCCCGAATATGTTTATAAGTTTAGAACCGGAAGTCTTGTCTATGACTGAAAAGTCggtctgatgacggaaacaataccCGGACGCCTTTTTTCCTTCGTCTTCtccaaaaaaaatccaaactatataatcataagaatggatgacaaacgCGAATCTGCCTGGTACATATAGGACAGAGAGGCattatgattaatttattgcagaaggaagagaagcgacacacaaaatgaggtcttttcGTTTAATAGTATAAATTATACAGTGCCATTACATATTATAATCGTTATGCATTCTGAATTCATCTTTATCACGAACACTTGAAaagatgaattttaaaaaatatcgATACCAAAGCCCCATTAATTGCATCTTCTATAACGAttttaactttaatattgatAGATATAGCAAACAATAACCATAAGTAAAGCactagtattttatttttatgtattgcAGTGACAACTATGGCGACATCTGGAAGTTCACCAAGTAAGACATgcacaatatatttgttttttctttttttcctttcAAATGTAGATGAGGTATATGCAGTACGGAAGAATATATCTCCCAGTCGATATGATATTTAAAGtttgcatttcttatcatgacTTCTTTGATAGGAGATTTCTGCATAtaaagaagctattaaactaagagttccgAGATGTGAGGTTGAACTTATGCCTACAATCGGGGATGACATATTTAAAACTGCCTTGATGCCTTATGTAGAACTGAcaacaacattgaaaaaaaaacggcGAAAAGACGAACAATTATACACAAGATATATCAGAGAAAATTAACGACTGAGCAGCCAAAAACAAACCGGGGGTGATATTAGATTATATGAAAGAGGAAGCATATGTTGTTGTCAGTTTTGATCATGTGTTATATAGTTCTTATCTCTGACAAAACTTTGACCTATTGCTGCGGTCGAGGCTGCAATACAATCATATTGACCAATCTCGTAAACATAATACGAAAGTTAAGCCGTATGTAACATATACACAGCTTCATTGAAGATAATCTTGATACGATAAACATTTGCCCAAATTGCcaatacattttttatcaaaCACACTAGACAGTCGCGAGAAGGACACAAGTGTTAAAAAACAATATCTACAAAAGTATAGCAATACGAAAGATTTATCAGTTTTGAATTTATATCGGGCCGCCTTATTTCTCCTCATACGTTTTTACCAGATAACAATAAACATTACATGAAATAATTCATTTGACCAAATTGTGGAATATATAAATACTTATCTCAAGATTTAGATTATCATTTTTGAAAAGgtgaaatattaataataaaataatattgcatttaatcatttgaaatttaaaagttGTGAAGATAATTTCGGTTGAATTGAAATATTAATTCAATACAAAAATGTCTTTGTATATTCATAGTGTAATGATTCATTACATTACAGCTGTATCTAACAGTGTCTTACCAATAGCTACTAATTCTCAAAGTGCAGGACAGCGCTTACCAGACGTTTCAGGTGTAGCAGGCAATTCAGGCGTGGCAGGCGTTTCAGGTACATCAGataaatttggatttttttctcattgcACGGAATGCCTgtatacaattatatatttatcaaCCATGACCTTTTTGCGAGCGATGTAACAAAGGAAGAATGGTTTTTAATGGCACAAATATATACATGGATCCTgtcttatgtaaatatataaataactttAGAAAATCGCAAAAAGACGTCACCGCGAAGTCGACTATAAAGACCTATATATGAAATGATAAACAATAATCaagtatttttgaaataaatcataaatcgGAGTCTAACGTAATATATTTCTAAATATCTAACAAAAAACTAGAACGAATTAAACTTTTGTAAAATGATTTGAAGTGACAAACGTTTACATTCAGAAAGAAATCGCCCTCTTTTTTGTCATTATATTTGGATTTATTGtgtaatatatacataatatatttacatgtgtaagaaagatttcattttttaaaacatacattattTTAAGCAAACCTCGTTACTTATATTGTTTCGCAAAGTGTTATTAACAAGGCCTTTTATTACTGGCCATACTGTATTAGTTTAAATCTTTAATGAAGGCTGTAGGGCGACTTGTAGTAAATTACATCTACATTGTGGTGACTTGGAAGGATACTTGTCTCATTAACGTTATTATCACATCTCAATCTGCTACAAATACTTTGTAATTCATTTTGCTCTTGTCGTATTCTTCCCCGTATAAAACtcaggatttttttctcaattactAAAATTTATTGAATTGTAAAAAAGGTAGACTAAAATATAAACGTGACATTGATTGAAAACAATGTTAAATTACATGTTTACCAATTCGAAATcgtattaatttgtttattttagaagCTGGTTTCATTTTTATTGATGCTATTCTATTACTAGCAGCGATTGTAGGTATTCAGGTACGTAGACTTATGTTTTAATGACCTGATTTACAAATGACAATGAATGGACAAACACATATCGATTCaagttagaaatatttaaaatttgattttaaacgaTTTGATTTAAACACACAATGGACATTTCTGAAACTGAAATGAAAATAGaattattaaaacatatatgaaaatacatttattagATAAAATACCAAAAGACACCAAGTGAccatttaaaacatacatttcaaGACAAAGCATACAATTCCTGTGCTAAAACAAAAGGAAATCGGAGATATCCCACAACGGCCTACAAACTCGTAATTGCATCCGTGAAAAGCATTTATGCAATTAGTAGGAGCCCTTTGCCTCTTTCAAGGTAATCATGATTTGAAACGCAAGCACTGGAAAAACGTATAAACTTTTAGATATCAACCCAATCTTTaggcgctgcttgaatgttgctatgTAGAAATGGAACGCTTACAAATGGCCAAATGGAATCATCGGAAATATTCTAAAAAGTCTGCATGATTGttagaaatttattcaaaaaaagaaatataccCAAACTCAAACTAAATGTTAAAAAGAACATCTCTTcgaaatgaaagattaaaatgcAAACATGAATGTAAGATTTATCTGGAGTTACTTTATTACGTGAAATCATTTTACTGCTTCTTTTTTGACAGTTCAAAATGGAAAGAGTGCCATCAAACAAGTCCTGCAGATAAAATGCAGTTCACATTTATCTAAAAAGAAGTTTGGCACTGTCTTTCGTAATTAAAACTTTGAAACGATAACATGTGCAACGTTTAATGAAATAATGAAGATACCAAGCTGCTAATCCTAAGTTTTAGAGAAAAATACCTAAATAAAAATCCATGAATAGTTTATTAACACTTTTCAGGAAACTGAAGTTGATCAATACAACTCGGTTGTGGGCAAATAGTAAAACCGCATCACGAACAGAAGAAAACACTTTTCTTAAAATTTGTATATTCGAATTGTTAGAAAAGAATGAACGTTTAGAAATATGAATTATTACTTAAGACGAATAACCAAACCTTTGCTGATCTAGACATACGATTGTTGATATTTTTTGCTTTGTTTTAGGCCATAATATTTAATTCAGTGGAGCCAGTTAATGAAGTATTCCAATTTGACGATACAATCCTTTAATATCAGGAACTGATATACTGCACATTTcatgtgatatatttttttttacaataaatacagGTTCAGtgccttttgtgtttttgtttactATCGATCAaatcagggatggggtaattgaaaatgtcatggtaattaagtgtaatgcattgcAATTTTTCATGTAATTGAaggtaatgtgtaattgagcattttttcaattatatgtaatggtaatttaattaattacaatgaaaaagcatgtaatgctcaattacttctgaattacattttaattacatgcatacatgtacttttgtggtgttaatgataaaaaatagagataatataaatattctttatttgaCATACAAAAATTTATGCTAAATAGtcttataacttaaaaaaaaaatgtgagatTCATATATTGGTGTAGTTCAGTTTTTGATAAAGATCTTTATCTTAATAGATTGATAACATGTTTATACATACTATCAATGCAAGTATGTATggtcatggaagtaatattgaatattttaatattacttccatggcaTGGTTAAACAACTGTGTAAATCTTTCTTAGACAGTTCATTCAGAATTTTAAATCactgcacacaatcattttgtcaaattagtttacacaaaaggattatagaaataaaaattatcagctgtaaaaaaaaactgcaatTAATCTG is from Mytilus galloprovincialis chromosome 6, xbMytGall1.hap1.1, whole genome shotgun sequence and encodes:
- the LOC143077996 gene encoding uncharacterized protein LOC143077996, whose amino-acid sequence is MRITKVSANSYYYYLLADENSSTFPTVRAVKSTVSQSDASNLPPCNFCKDVNSGASLLRRSTVPSVPSVTAAPPCLPCEKLQTVCDLPAVVPDPAVTTMATSGSSPTVSNSVLPIATNSQSAGQRLPDVSGVAGNSGVAGVSEAGFIFIDAILLLAAIVGIQAIIFNSVEPVNEVFQFDDTIL